GAGACCTTGGAGCCACCAAGTATTGCAACAAATGGTCTTTTTGGATCATCCAGAGCTTTGCCAAGGTATTCAAGTTCTTTTTCTACGAGAAATCCTGCAACGGCAGGCTTGCCCATCTGCTTCATTATTCTAGGTAAAGCTTCAACAGATGCATGTGCTCTGTGGACACTGCCAAAAGCATCACAGACGAAAGCATCAACAAGCTCGGCCCAATTTTTAGCAAAATTTTCATCGTTAGCTTCTTCTTCTTTGTAGAATCTGACATTTTCTAGAAGCAAAACTTCACCAGGCTTTAGATTTCTTATTGCTTCCTTAGCTTCCTCATTAACACAGTCTGAAACGAACTTAACATTTATTCCTAGTCTTTCGGACAGAGCTTTCTGAACCGGAAGCAAGCTACTCTTTGGATCTCTACCCTTAGGTCTTCCAAGATGTGAAGCCAGAACTAATGAACAGTTTCTCTCTAACAGGTATCTGATAGTTGGTAAAGCGGAATCTATCCTGGTGTAGTCAGTTATATTCCCACTTGAATCAAGTGGGACATTAAAGTCCTCACGGATAAAGACTTTCTTCCCAGATAAATCAACATCCTTAACAGTCTTTTTATTCATAATAACCTCCTTTAATCTTAGGGACTCTCATCACCCCCTGAAAGCAAATTTCACCAAACTAAGCCTTGTCCTTAGAGATCATATGCCTGAGTAGATCAACAACTCTACAAGAATAACCCCACTCATTGTCATACCAGGAAATAATCTTGAAGAATCTCTTTTCACCTTTGAGGTTATTCTGCAAGGTTGCGAGAGAGTCGTAGATGGATGATCTGTCATCGTGTATGAAGTCTGTTGAGACAACTTCTTCATCGGTGTATCCTAGGATTCCTTTTAGGTAAGTTTCAGAAGCTTTTTTCATCAAAGAGTCAATTTCTTCAATTGAAGTTTCTTTTTCGCTTCTGAATGTGAGGTCAATCACGGATACATCGGCTAGAGGCACTCTAAATGCCATGCCTGTTAGTTTACCTTTGACTGCTGGTATGACCTCTCCAACTGCCTTAGCAGCACCTGTTGTTGAAGGAATGACATTTACCGCAGCAGCTCTACCACCTCTCCAGTCTCTCTTAGAAGGTCCATCGACAACTTTCTGCGTTGCAGTATAGGCATGAATGGTTGTCATAAGCCCAGTTTCGATGCCAATTCCTTCTTTTATCAGCACATGCACAATTGGAGCCAAACAGTTTGTTGTGCAGGAAGCATTAGAAACTATATGATGAGATTTAGGATCGTACTCTTCATGGTTAACCCCCATAACGAAAGTTTTGATATTACCTTTAGCGGGAGCGGTAATAATGACCTTCTTGGCACCTGCATCAAGATGACCTTTAGCTTTCTCTTCCTCTGTGAAAAGTCCAGTTGCTTCTATGACATACTCAACACCAAGTTCTCTCCAGGGTAATTTACTTAACCCTTCCTTTGGTGCAAGCAGACACTTGATCTTGTGTCCATCAACAATTAAAACATCGTTATACTCGGCAGAAGCTGAACTCTTTTCAGCACCCAGTTTGTGAGCCCACTTTCCGTGAACTGAATCATACTTAAGCTGAT
This region of Brevinematia bacterium genomic DNA includes:
- a CDS encoding phosphoglycerate kinase translates to MNKKTVKDVDLSGKKVFIREDFNVPLDSSGNITDYTRIDSALPTIRYLLERNCSLVLASHLGRPKGRDPKSSLLPVQKALSERLGINVKFVSDCVNEEAKEAIRNLKPGEVLLLENVRFYKEEEANDENFAKNWAELVDAFVCDAFGSVHRAHASVEALPRIMKQMGKPAVAGFLVEKELEYLGKALDDPKRPFVAILGGSKVSTKIDVINSLLNKVDKLLIGGGMMFTFYKAMGIEVGKSLLESDYISVAFDILQKAKEKGVSIVLPEDVVVTDNIENPTKVKTVSKNEIPSDMVGVDIGSATIRLFSDELRNAKTVFWNGPLGVFEKDEFAKGTVEIAKTLANLKDAIKVIGGGDSAAAVAKAGVESKMTHISTGGGASLEFVEGKPLPGVVVLDDK
- the gap gene encoding type I glyceraldehyde-3-phosphate dehydrogenase, producing MAVKVAINGFGRIGRLAFKALVEQGLLGKEIDVVAVVDIVNEADYFIYQLKYDSVHGKWAHKLGAEKSSASAEYNDVLIVDGHKIKCLLAPKEGLSKLPWRELGVEYVIEATGLFTEEEKAKGHLDAGAKKVIITAPAKGNIKTFVMGVNHEEYDPKSHHIVSNASCTTNCLAPIVHVLIKEGIGIETGLMTTIHAYTATQKVVDGPSKRDWRGGRAAAVNVIPSTTGAAKAVGEVIPAVKGKLTGMAFRVPLADVSVIDLTFRSEKETSIEEIDSLMKKASETYLKGILGYTDEEVVSTDFIHDDRSSIYDSLATLQNNLKGEKRFFKIISWYDNEWGYSCRVVDLLRHMISKDKA